Proteins encoded within one genomic window of Siniperca chuatsi isolate FFG_IHB_CAS linkage group LG4, ASM2008510v1, whole genome shotgun sequence:
- the si:dkey-246g23.4 gene encoding monocarboxylate transporter 13 yields the protein MDSPGKAQKVRVAAATAATAPDGGYAWFILLSCFLVFGLTFGIIKAFGVFYVEIHKYFETTATGTSWITSIAVATIHVVAPVASALSVRYSHRPVVIMGGLLCSIGVVFGTFARNLIELYLTVGFLNGFGYALTWTPTVTMLGLYFEQRRPMANALASAGECILTFVLTPLFQLLIDSYSWRGALLILGGLQLNLCVCGMLLRPLKATGNVTCEIKAEEEGLSLELLPKDGSEHSKPSCLEAEELRISEGSDQGTIKACLEDPEEIPNLTMKVQDSNNRRAELRTKIHCYVDYTLITNARFMVYSMFGVFAALGFFAPALFLVPYAHSKGIEEYQAAALMSISAVLDLFGRVFFGWVANLRLMETVQQLTATVILLGIVLLLCPLASSFSELAAFSTAYGLVYGATVAIHITVLAEIVGANRLGSALGFFMLIRSSGGLLGPPIAGFFIDKMSDYGTGFLMAGVALVVSALFLLLLYQMNLRGQRSTTKNHNMHTDKMGQSVRAEAKELDMT from the exons ATGGACTCTCCAGGAAAGGCTCAGAAGGTAAGAGTagctgcagcaacagcagcaacagcccCTGATGGTGGCTACGCCTGGTTCATCCTGCTCTCCTGCTTCCTGGTCTTTGGCCTGACCTTTGGGATCATTAAGGCCTTTGGTGTATTTTATGTTGAGATACACAAATACTTTGAAACCACAGCAACAGGAACATCTTGGATTACCTCTATTGCGGTGGCTACCATTCACGTTGTGG CTCCTGTAGCATCTGCTCTGAGTGTTCGCTACAGTCATCGCCCTGTAGTGATAATGGGAGGACTCTTATGCAGCATAGGAGTCGTGTTTGGGACTTTTGCTCGTAACCTGATTGAACTCTATTTAACAGTGGGGTTCCTAAATG GTTTTGGCTATGCATTGACATGGACCCCCACAGTGACCATGCTGGGCTTGTACTTTGAGCAGAGGCGTCCAATGGCAAATGCCTTGGCCAGCGCTGGAGAGTGCATCCTTACCTTTGTCCTCACACCCCTGTTCCAGCTGTTGATTGACAGCTACTCCTGGAGAGGTGCTTTGCTAATCCTAGGGGGTCTGCAGCTTAACCTATGTGTATGCGGGATGCTACTGAGGCCCTTAAAAGCTACCGGAAATGTGACTTGTGAGATcaaagcagaggaagagggcTTGTCCCTGGAATTGTTACCTAAAGATGGCTCAGAGCACAGCAAACCAAGCTGCCTAGAGGCGGAGGAGCTGAGAATATCTGAGGGGTCTGATCAGGGGACAATCAAGGCATGCCTTGAAGACCCTGAAGAGATACCTAATTTGACCATGAAAGTACAAGACTCAAACAACAGGAGGGCTGAACTAAGGACCAAAATCCATTGCTATGTGGATTATACCCTCATCACTAATGCTCGATTCATGGTCTATTCAATGTTTGGGGTGTTTGCTGCACTGGGTTTCTTTGCCCCCGCTCTGTTCCTGGTTCCATATGCTCATAGTAAGGGGATTGAGGAGTACCAGGCAGCTGCACTTATGTCCATCTCTGCAGTCTTGGACCTGTTTGGAAGGGTTTTCTTTGGATGGGTGGCAAACCTGAGACTGATGGAGACA GTgcagcagctgacagctacagtaattCTGCTGGGTATTGTGTTACTCCTCTGCCCACTGGCCTCCTCCTTCTCAGAGCTGGCTGCTTTCAGCACAGCTTATGGCCTGGTGTACGGTGCCACAGTCGCCATCCACATCACCGTGCTTGCTGAGATTGTGGGCGCCAACAGGCTCGGAAGCGCACTAGGGTTCTTTATGCTCATACGCAGTAGCGGGGGCCTGCTTGGACCGCCCATTGCTG GATTCTTCATAGACAAGATGAGTGATTACGGAACAGGCTTCCTAATGGCAGGAGTGGCTCTCGTCGTCTCTGCTCTGTTCCTGCTTCTCCTCTATCAGATGAAcctcaggggtcagaggtcaaccaCCAAGAACCACAATATGCATACGGACAAAATGGGACAAAGCGTCAGAGCTGAAGCCAAAGAGCTGGACATGACATGA
- the wfdc1 gene encoding WAP four-disulfide core domain protein 1 isoform X2: protein MSASVVLLLSLLVLSTGSDARRIRKRGLNHKDYEYPNHPQSTQHQKNDRCPPPPQMLPERACEVPGCRSDSECERHKRCCYNGCIYACLESVQPPPVLDWLVQPKPRWLGGNGWLLDGPEEVLQAEACSTTEDGDEPLHCPTGYECHIINPGNPAAGIPNRGQCIKQRGNSDGRGLRHKYFKDYKDYLGK, encoded by the exons ATGTCGGCCTCTGTGGTGCTGCTACTGTCCCTGTTGGTCTTGTCCACAGGAAGTGATGCCAGAAGAATCAGGAAAAGAGGACTCAACCATAAG gacTACGAGTACCCCAACCACCCCCAGTCCACACAGCACCAGAAGAATGACCGGTGTCCGCCGCCCCCCCAGATGCTGCCCGAAAGAGCCTGTGAGGTGCCGGGCTGCCGCTCAGACTCAGAGTGTGAGCGCCATAAACGCTGCTGCTACAATGGCTGCATCTACGCCTGCCTGGAGTCTGTTCAGCCGCCACCAG TGTTGGACTGGCTGGTGCAACCCAAGCCTCGGTGGTTGGGGGGTAACGGCTGGCTGTTAGACGGCCCTGAGGAGGTTCTGCAGG CTGAGGCCTGCAGCACAACTGAGGATGGAGACGAGCCTCTTCACTGTCCTACAGGCTACGAATGCCACATCATCAACCCAGGAAACCCTGCCGCTGGCATCCCTAACCGGGGACAGTGCATCAAGCAACGCGGCAACTCCG ATGGACGTGGTCTGAGGCACAAATACTTCAAGGACTACAAGGACTACTTAGGTAAGTGA
- the wfdc1 gene encoding WAP four-disulfide core domain protein 1 isoform X1, with the protein MSASVVLLLSLLVLSTGSDARRIRKRGLNHKDYEYPNHPQSTQHQKNDRCPPPPQMLPERACEVPGCRSDSECERHKRCCYNGCIYACLESVQPPPVLDWLVQPKPRWLGGNGWLLDGPEEVLQAEACSTTEDGDEPLHCPTGYECHIINPGNPAAGIPNRGQCIKQRGNSDGRGLRHKYFKDYKDYLGTSSNNAVGYEKHHHKHLG; encoded by the exons ATGTCGGCCTCTGTGGTGCTGCTACTGTCCCTGTTGGTCTTGTCCACAGGAAGTGATGCCAGAAGAATCAGGAAAAGAGGACTCAACCATAAG gacTACGAGTACCCCAACCACCCCCAGTCCACACAGCACCAGAAGAATGACCGGTGTCCGCCGCCCCCCCAGATGCTGCCCGAAAGAGCCTGTGAGGTGCCGGGCTGCCGCTCAGACTCAGAGTGTGAGCGCCATAAACGCTGCTGCTACAATGGCTGCATCTACGCCTGCCTGGAGTCTGTTCAGCCGCCACCAG TGTTGGACTGGCTGGTGCAACCCAAGCCTCGGTGGTTGGGGGGTAACGGCTGGCTGTTAGACGGCCCTGAGGAGGTTCTGCAGG CTGAGGCCTGCAGCACAACTGAGGATGGAGACGAGCCTCTTCACTGTCCTACAGGCTACGAATGCCACATCATCAACCCAGGAAACCCTGCCGCTGGCATCCCTAACCGGGGACAGTGCATCAAGCAACGCGGCAACTCCG ATGGACGTGGTCTGAGGCACAAATACTTCAAGGACTACAAGGACTACTTAG GTACCAGTTCTAACAATGCAGTAGGCTACGAAAAACATCATCACAAGCACCTGGGATGA